The following are encoded together in the Bactrocera neohumeralis isolate Rockhampton chromosome 6, APGP_CSIRO_Bneo_wtdbg2-racon-allhic-juicebox.fasta_v2, whole genome shotgun sequence genome:
- the LOC126761082 gene encoding elongator complex protein 5 yields the protein MLSNLIITSQRFVVIIDETAQEKIAHNILCQLLREQGQDEKSTIKTLPFSTDLKNWSTFINFYKKCANDESKCNAILPPLADLLCYQSVEKIIYFVHRLQQCEQVQRIFLWVTPGNLVHPHADYLVGAFEYQADLVLHLETSNTLSIVTRKTGGGVSNKKYTYTKTKNEFLVEAIRNVPKTTPAAKATSTTTTNTPGTTFKIELNEDEMVARNTLKLPYEKTSETNESSIIYTPDDGDDFDEEEEDPDDDLCI from the exons ATGCTTTCAAATTTGATAATCACCAGTCAACGTTTTGTGGTAATAATTG aCGAAACAGCTCAGGAGAAGATTGCGCACAATATACTCTGTCAGCTGCTGCGGGAGCAGGGACAAGACGAAAAGTCAACCATAAAAACACTGCCATTTAGtacagatttaaaaaattggtcaacattcattaatttctataaaaaatgcgCAAATGATGAAAGTAAATGCAATGCCATTTTACCACCACTTGCCGATCTGTTGTGCTATCAAAGTGTTGAGAAAATCATATATTTCGTGCATAGACTGCAACAATGCGAGCAAGTGCAACGTATTTTTCTATGGGTGACACCGGGCAATCTAGTACATCCACATGCCGATTATTTGGTAGGCGCTTTTGAATACCAAGCTGATTTAGTGTTGCACTTGGAGACAAGCAATACTCTGTCCATTGTTACACGCAAAACCGGTGGTGGcgtgtcaaacaaaaaatatacatatacaaaaacaaagaatgaattCCTAGTTGAGGCAATACGAAACGTACCAAAGACTACACCAGCAGCCAAAGCTACTTCAACAACAACTACGAATACACCTGGTACAACATTCAAAATCGAGTTGAATGAGGATGAAATGGTCGCGCGCAATACACTCAAGTTGCCTTATGAAAA AACATCTGAAACCAATGAAAGTTCAATTATCTACACTCCCGATGATGGCGATGATTTTGATGAGGAGGAGGAAGATCCAGATGATGATCTGTGCATATAA